A single Thermosynechococcus vestitus BP-1 DNA region contains:
- a CDS encoding M23 family metallopeptidase, translated as MIEQRVITLGLTLSLLTVSWGTRQSLAETVPVEPEVAAPIPVNPVQPVDSAPLVFSTEPVDPPPGSEPLEHLRPARSIPVVIQERSTGCQAIVRESIPNNICQAQGTPHLPTPTAPRQPSAPAFRRPVVAAQPKNVLPSAQTTAPAYVRQPFPGANPLRWLTVNRRQMLFPLPFPVPITSTFGWRIHPIFGDRRFHSGTDLGAPQGTPVLAVFDGRVVESNWLGGYGLTVILQHPPEEHQTLYAHLSQIFVNPGQWVNQGEVIGLVGSTGYSTGPHLHFEIQEMTAQGLIPVAPEVRLELALAQLKQAIARARQQSNRT; from the coding sequence ATGATCGAGCAGCGCGTCATTACCCTTGGGCTGACACTGAGTCTATTGACAGTGAGTTGGGGAACTCGCCAGAGTCTTGCCGAAACTGTTCCAGTCGAGCCAGAAGTGGCTGCACCGATCCCTGTGAATCCTGTTCAACCAGTGGATAGTGCGCCTCTTGTATTCTCCACAGAACCCGTGGATCCACCCCCTGGTAGTGAACCCCTCGAACACCTGAGGCCCGCCCGCTCTATTCCCGTTGTCATCCAAGAACGCTCCACAGGCTGTCAAGCGATCGTTAGGGAGAGCATTCCCAACAACATTTGCCAAGCCCAAGGTACTCCACACCTCCCCACCCCCACTGCCCCCCGCCAACCCTCTGCTCCAGCCTTCCGTCGCCCTGTGGTTGCCGCCCAGCCAAAAAATGTTTTGCCATCTGCCCAAACGACTGCACCCGCCTATGTCCGTCAGCCCTTTCCAGGAGCGAATCCCTTGCGTTGGCTGACCGTCAACCGCCGCCAAATGCTCTTTCCCTTGCCGTTCCCGGTGCCCATTACCTCAACCTTCGGCTGGCGCATCCATCCCATTTTTGGCGATCGCCGCTTCCATTCGGGAACAGATTTGGGCGCTCCCCAAGGGACACCAGTGCTAGCAGTTTTTGATGGCCGCGTGGTTGAGTCCAACTGGCTAGGGGGCTATGGCCTCACCGTCATTTTGCAACACCCACCAGAGGAGCACCAAACCCTCTATGCCCATCTCTCACAGATTTTTGTCAATCCGGGTCAATGGGTGAACCAGGGGGAAGTCATTGGCCTTGTGGGAAGTACAGGCTACTCCACAGGACCGCACCTTCACTTTGAAATTCAGGAAATGACCGCCCAAGGGTTGATTCCCGTGGCTCCCG